A segment of the Collimonas fungivorans genome:
GTAAAGACCGCCGCCTACCGCCAGCCCCACTGCCGCCACTGACCACAGGCTGGCGGCAGTCGTCAGGCCACGGATCACCTCGCCGCGCAGCAGGATCGAGCCGGCGCCGAGGAAACCGATGCCGGACACCACTTGGGCCGCCATCCGCGACGGATCCAGCGCAATCCCCGGCTTGCCCACCACCTCCTGGAAACCGTAGGCCGAGACGATCATCACCAGCGCAGAGCCGACGCACACCAACATGTGCGTGCGCAGGCCGGCGGCCCAGGATAAACGTTCGCGGTCGAAGCCGATGACACTGCCCAGGGCCGCGGCTATCAGCAGCCGGATAATCATTTCAACCTGATCCAATTATTCTTCCTCCTGTAAATAGTGTTGGCGGCGGCCTATGCCAGATCCAGGGTATTGGTCAGGTCGCCCAGCGGCGCCAGGCGGTTATCCCGGAACGCCTGGTCGCGCGCCACCAGAGCATCGAGTTTGCGCAAGCCGTGCAGGCGGGTAATGAAACGCATGATCGAGGTGGTGTCGTACACAGTGTGGTCGACAAACCCTTTTTTTGCATATGGCGAAATGACGGTGGCCGGAATCCGCGAACCCGGTCCCCAGCGGTCGCCCTTGGGCGGCGCCACATGGTCCCACCAGCCGCCATTCTCATCGTGGGTGACGATCACCACCATGTGCTGCCATTGCGGCCCGCGCTGCAAGTGGGCGATGACGTTGGCAATATGGCGGTCGCCCGACTCGACATCGGCATAACCCGCATGCAGGTTCAGGTTGCCCTGCGGTTTATAAAAACTCACTGCCGGCAAACGCCCTGCGTCGATCTCTGCCAGGAATTTGTTGGTGGCCGGATCGTCGCCCAGTCCGGCGTCTTTCAGGTGGGCCTCGCGCAACGCCGTGCCGGGAGCAAAGCTCTTGAAGTAGTTGAACGGCTGGTGATGGTACTGGAAATTCGGCACGGCATCGTCGTTCGCCTTGCCTTCCAGCGCGGCCTGCCAGGCGCCGGCATACCAGGCCCAGCTGATATCCTTTTCCGACAGGCGGTCGCCTATGGTTGCATAGGTTTGCGGCGGCAGCACCATCGGATCGTCGACGTTGGCGTAAGCCGCATCGCCGCCCATGGCCGGTTTCACAAAACTCGGCTGGTATGGCGGCGCCATGGTGTTGACGGCGTAGCCGTCCGGCGTGATGGCGCGGTCGCGCAGGAATTTCGGCGGGCCATCGATGGCCGAGGCCGGATTCTTGTCATCCAGTTTCAGGCGCGTGCCTTTGGGATCGTCACCCTCCACGGTCGCCACGTTGTGGCGCGCCGGGCTGTTGTGGACGTCGGGATAAAAAGGCGTCTGCCCGGAAACCAGGAAGATGTGGTTGAGATAGGAACCGCCGAAGGCTGACATGAAAAAATTGTCGCACAGGGTATATTGCTCGGCCAGCTTCCACAGCCGCAGCTTGCTGGCGGTTTCACCGTAGTGGCCCATGGTCAGGCCGCCGGAATCGGCCCAGGCGACGAACTGGTCGTTCTTGCCGCCGTTGATCTGCATCTGGTTCTGGTAAAACTTGTGCCACAGATCGCGCGTGATCACGCCCTGCGGCAGAGGTTTGCCATGGCGGTCGCTCAGTTTGAACGGTGCGTTCGGCAGGCCACTGATCTGGTCTTCGGCAATCATGTAGCGCTGGCCGCCGACTTCCTGCGCCTGCGGCACCAGGCCGCCCCAGATCTTGGGCAGCTGCGCCAGCGGCGTCTTGCCGTCGCGGTCCAGCTGGGTGTAGCGCGCTTGCATAGTTTGAGATAGCGGCCTCTGCACGCCGGGGAAATTGCCGTACAGGTTATTGAAACTGCGGTTCTCGGCGTAGATCACCACTACATGCTTGATGGCCGATTGCAGCTTCTGGTCCAGCAGTTTTTCCTGGGTTGCAGCGGCGATCTGCTGGTTGCCGTCGCTGGCGCAGTCAGACAGCGCCAGGCTGGCGCCAGCCGCAACCACGGTGCCGAGGAAACGGCGCCGCGTGAAACCGGCGCCCTCGTCTTCTTCTATCAATTCCGG
Coding sequences within it:
- a CDS encoding acid phosphatase — protein: MNEKPELIEEDEGAGFTRRRFLGTVVAAGASLALSDCASDGNQQIAAATQEKLLDQKLQSAIKHVVVIYAENRSFNNLYGNFPGVQRPLSQTMQARYTQLDRDGKTPLAQLPKIWGGLVPQAQEVGGQRYMIAEDQISGLPNAPFKLSDRHGKPLPQGVITRDLWHKFYQNQMQINGGKNDQFVAWADSGGLTMGHYGETASKLRLWKLAEQYTLCDNFFMSAFGGSYLNHIFLVSGQTPFYPDVHNSPARHNVATVEGDDPKGTRLKLDDKNPASAIDGPPKFLRDRAITPDGYAVNTMAPPYQPSFVKPAMGGDAAYANVDDPMVLPPQTYATIGDRLSEKDISWAWYAGAWQAALEGKANDDAVPNFQYHHQPFNYFKSFAPGTALREAHLKDAGLGDDPATNKFLAEIDAGRLPAVSFYKPQGNLNLHAGYADVESGDRHIANVIAHLQRGPQWQHMVVIVTHDENGGWWDHVAPPKGDRWGPGSRIPATVISPYAKKGFVDHTVYDTTSIMRFITRLHGLRKLDALVARDQAFRDNRLAPLGDLTNTLDLA
- a CDS encoding MgtC/SapB family protein; the encoded protein is MIIRLLIAAALGSVIGFDRERLSWAAGLRTHMLVCVGSALVMIVSAYGFQEVVGKPGIALDPSRMAAQVVSGIGFLGAGSILLRGEVIRGLTTAASLWSVAAVGLAVGGGLYIAAAAATLIILIILAGLKPLEKRFFVARQRREVRLVVRRGAMTFQMFGQLLDKGTAQIEQFIVEQNANDADIEEVTVALLRVLPSEFDVILVKLKALPDVHEVSEIRLP